The Macadamia integrifolia cultivar HAES 741 unplaced genomic scaffold, SCU_Mint_v3 scaffold_204A, whole genome shotgun sequence DNA window tgcaccacattctctgggcctaccgcaccactgagaggttagctaccggagaaacacccttcatgttaacatacggcactgaagctgtactcccagtggagataggggctattacccatcggattcggtactacaacgaagacgaaaacgacggaggactccgggcaaatttggacctcttagcagaaataagagaagcttcacaggaaaagatcgccgcctaccagcggagggtcgctaggcactacaacaccaaagtccggaAAAAAGAgtttaggcagggcgaccttgtcctcagaagggcggaagtgtcggatccgaggcatcaagggaagctagatccaaattgggaaggtccctacagagtctcaagggtaatacgaccagggtcctatcacctagagactacggggggagtgagggtaccccgatcgtggaactccgataatctaagaaaattccaccagtagtaaagtggCTCTGTAAATTTTTTCCGTCtgtagttctttgcaattattgctCTTCTGAACCTTAAGTTGTAATTTATCTTGAAATCCGTAAGATTTAATTCATGAAAaatacgagagctggtttacggcaactgaGGATTCTCCAGGCTGATTACCTCTAACCCTGAggaacggatgactgaaggtccacaccttggTGGAGGTTCaatcaccccttcggctcggagttcagccatagccgaacagacctgaccgaaggggtagcatctaacagacccttcggctggagctgaGGGTACCTTCGGTGTTTCAGACTATCGGacggtcgaccttcggtgaaccttTTGGCCCGAGCCGAAAGCAAAATACTTGGCGGATTGCTTGGTGATCCCGACTATCGAacggtcgaccttcggtgaaccttTCGGCCTGAGCCGAAAGCAAAATACTTTGTATTGCTTGGTGATCCTGATTGTTGGgcggtcgaccttcggtgaacccctcGACCTTCGGTAAACccctcgaccttcggtgaacccttcggctcgagccgagagggaaaacacttggtaaaatattgctagtaataatagggtcggccttcgtcggacttactaacaggtcgaccctcggccaagtctcggggaAATAAGCTTAAGAAGGTCAGCTAGGGTTTCGGCCCTCTGCAACTATTTACGAACCAAAGATCATTAAACGGACAGTTGGAAAAAGAACGACtgcattcataaagcccgaaggcgaAGATTACATACgaggcccgaaggctagttacatatgaggcccgaaggctagttacatacgaagcccgaaggcaaaagactacattaaggcccgaaggctagttacatgacAAGAAGGGGGGTAGCCTGCGTTGAGAGCCGAGGCGACCTTAaggagcgtccgtcgggttcacggcctcgtcttcggcggGGAGTGCCTCCTGGTCCGAACCCCCACGACCAAgggtcggagggacttccctaTGCAGCTGGATCTCGCCTTCCTCGCTGCTGCCTCCACCATCggcatcggcaacctcggtggccgatggcaccgcctccacatcgtcgtcctcgaagatgaggccgctgtctgCAAAAGAAACCCCAGGGTAGcgcccgaggacccaatctcggacctcggtagcgcccattgtgtaccctggggcgatggcgttcttgatctcctccttgaaggcctcggaggaccgatacttctcgacccctcgggctTCGGCCTCCTGAAGGCGGGCCCTCACTTGTGACTTCaactccgagagcttccgatcgcactctcggcgctcgaaGGCTAGGTCCctctccaggtgctccaccttctcgaggagggtggagcgctcgttgtctagggagaccttctccctctcgctggcttcaagctcccgacacatggcctcggctcggagggccagctgacccatctggttctgagcctgcacagagcaccgaaggtcaggaaaaaaaaatacatatatagtaCAAGTAAAAAAGAGGCAGGAAGACCGAAGGGGAaggaggaccgaagcttacccccgccatgtaGATGCACGCCGAGGTGATCAGTGCCGCcatcccttgcttctgggcttcggtggcgtctcggggaagactccccttcgtcaccaactctctggcaacccgtccgacggccagagtgtcgtcttccttcaccgaccattgtgggatgaaccccacctcagccctcATCGACGGGACCCGCGGACCTCGGGAGGCAGCGGCGGACGAAGGGTCTTGAGCCAGACCGTCTCTAGGAGCAGCAAGGGCTtggacagcctcggcagtcgacccctccaccctgggcctcttcttcggggtctcggaaGACGGGCCcgccttttccttcctcttggacTTCGGCTGCTGGGGGGCGTCACGGGCCTTGGCTTCCTTTATCTTTGCCTGTCTTGCGGcggcggcggccttagcctcggctctggtaacttgcactgcaagaagaagcaAGAGGTATTAGTACGAAggaccgacactcgaaggaagcagacggagtctagcctaactcacccgggctaagcccgaacttgaagaggatggcgtcggacttgaggcagtcggcctcgactggagaacagccttcctgccgcctcgccatcgccaacgactccgcgtctgccccgaatagggcaggggcggagttcacatccctaaggtccgggatgtcccagaccgtgccgaagggcaccccctcggtcgacttcacaaagaagtacttttccttccatccatggatggaagtcgggtaacccttcaggagccgaaggtcctttcgggggcaaaaatagtaccagcccgtaagtcccttgcaggcctgaagaagaaaacagtttATGAAGAGTtgaagggagagaggcctcttgtgccgaacgaagaagatgacgaagcttaacgcttgtcgccacccgttcggcgttagctgggtcgggcttaccccatagtgccgaaacactttggtaaagaaggggtggaggggcagccgaaggcctgccttgaaggcctccttgtacaggcacagctcctcggggttccgatagctggctcggtcagagggtctgggcagacggagctcgaaagcatccgaaacgccgaaggaggccctcagctcctccagttctggttcatccatcgtggagacgatcttaagggcctcaacttctaggggctcctgtgtctgggctcgggcgtcgagcaccctctccctgaactcctcaccgttggagccacccctggaccccgacggtgaggccgctgacgatgagtcgcgggaggagggagagtcggtggaatccgaggacatccctcggacttccccaggactcctatacctacgtcttggtcttgacctctcgcgggacgacgggctgtagcccgacgaggaagacatcacttacttgttgctaagctaaggaagaagaggacgaaGGTTAGAAGGggatccgaggccgaaggtgagctctccgaaggaaaaaaagaaaggttgccccacaaatggccccccacactatatagaggGGGGAATGGCGGTACGacttcccgagcattaatggcatcgccacgtcagggtacgaagcctcgaggtttgcgcccgaacggacctagCACACGGtctcaccttcggttgggagttcggccagagctgaacggacctgaccgagggtccttcctttggttgggagtttggccaaagccgaacggacctgaccgagggtccctccttcggttgggagctcggccaaagccgaacggacctgaccgagggtccttccatcggttgggagttcggccaaagccgaacggacctgaccgagggtcctcccttcggttgggagttcggccaaagccgaacggacctgaccgagggtccttccTTCGGTTGGGgattcagccaaagccgaacggacctgaccgagggtccttccttcggttgggagttcggccagagccgaacggacctgaccgagggtcctcccttcggttgggagttcggccaaagccgaacggacatgaccgagggtccttccttcgattgggagttcggccagagccgaacggacctgaccgagggtccctccttcggttgggagttcggccaaagccgaacggacctgaccgagggtccttccTTCGGTTGGGgattcggccaaagccgaacggacctgaccgagggtccttccatcggttgggagttcggccagagccgaacgaacctgaccgagggtccttccttcggttgggagttcggccagagccgaacggacctgaccgagggtccctcccttcggttgggagttcggccaaagccgaacggacctgaccgagggtccttccTTCGGTTGGGGATTCAGCCAGAGCCGAAagaacctgaccgagggtccttccttcggttgggagttcggccagagccgaacggacctgaccgagggtccctccttcggttgggagttcggccaaagccgaacggacctgactgagggtcctTCCTTCGGTTGGGgattcggccaaagccgaacggacctgaccgagggtccttccatcggttgggagttcggccagagccgaacgaacctgaccgagggttcctcccttcggttgggagttcggccaaagccgaacggacctgaccgagggtccctccttcggttggggtttcggccaaagccgaacggacctgaccgagggtccttccttcggttgggagttcggccaaagccgaacggacctgaccgagggtcctcccttcggttgggagctcggccagagacgaacggacctgaccgaaggtccctccctcggcagggggctcggtaAAGCCGAATGGTGCTGATCGATCGACAGGGGGCTCAGCAAAGTCGATCCGAAGCGGTCAAAGGTCTCTCTCGATCGACCCCAAGCCTTGGACACTGGTAATGCCAAGaccgaaggaacaagtcaaccaaagaagatggctactcccacaggaagaagctcctagtggaagtaagggggctcctgctatagccaaaataacctctcgatggggggccatgacacgtgtcgcctctgagacacgtgtcctccgccagacgaaggttccaagagaccactcacactcgagcacgcgcaatcaccgaggcacgcccgcagaatcatgcgggatcacgtcgtttgcatgaggagaatattcccccccagaaggttggacgtattcgagtaggactctaagaaggccgaagggggaaaaaccctaaggccaaagagctatataagaaggcacagaggaaaggggaaggtaagcgctgataccctcaccattactcctttATTGAACTGTgtggccgaccctgacttgagcgtcggaggactaaccccggacaaagttccgggcctccgtcgtctgtgtttgtgtaggttgaacgagcggggtttttggcagcaacacttATAATGACTTTCATTTGTTTCGTTCAATGATTCAGAGAAGCCATCACAAAGAAACGGAGTCCCATTAATCAAGGACCCAGCAAAAAATTTTATCAGTTAGGCATAGGGTATATTTAGTCTCATGAATGTCTTGGTCCCATACATCCGAGGGAGGAGCTGAATCtgtttgtcttttattttgtcATATAGTAAACATTTGAAAATGGCAGTGGCTTTCTACAATTCAATACAAAGTCTGACCTATGTCAGTCCAAATGATAGAAAATGATTTAGCTAAAGTGCTCCCTATAAGAATTTGTGTTCATGTTTTCaaaggattttatatttttcaattttattctctaaattttagtttttttattcgaaaatctctccctcctctctgtCCCACgatcctctcttttctcttctaataTCTTTATTTTAGGAGTTatttttaccaataaaaaaaatctatattttaggagttttttttaccaaaaaaaatctttctaaaatttctccctcccctctttCACGcccctcttttttctcttttaattcatatctttctaaaaagaaaaacaaatctcTATATTTTAGGTGCTGttattacaaaagaaaaaaaatcattctcaatttactctctcctctcttacatGTCTCTCTTCTAATCtatatctttctaaaaataaaaatctatattttaggagtcttttttaccaaaaaaaaatctttccaataaaaaaaatctatattttagaagtttttttttactaaaaaaaatatttctaaattttcttcctcccctctttcacgtccctcttttttctcttttaatccatatctttctatttaccaaaaaaaaaaaaagtctctatATTTTAGGTATTattatttcaaaagaaaaaaatcattctaaattttctctctcatctcttacATTCCTCTCTTCTAATCtatatctttctaaaaataaaaatctatattttaggagtcttttttaccaaaattttctccctcctctctctctctcacctcatgtaccttttttttctcttttaattaatATCTTTCTTTATATGAGCTTTTTCtacctaaaaaataaatctagattttaagatttttatttttatttttattttttttaccataaaaaagaattctttccaaatatgttccctcctctctctctcatgtccctatctttctaaaaaaaaaaatgaaatctatactttaGGAGGTATTTTAGTGGTACGTTCCTCaacttattttcactttctctaATAATAATCGTACACGTgtaattgaattaatcccagcCGTCCAACAAATATCAACATAATCACCGATTACTTGTTTTCACGGTAACACGATTTATGTGAATTGGGTTTTGCTGCCGCCCCATCAAGAACTGCAAATTAATGGAAGCCCTAAAATCTTAGAAAATCTTTTGGTCCCCCATCTTTGATAACGTTAATCAGTTCCGATTTCTAACCTCTTTGTCCTCTtattcatcttttcttttatctcaTGTGTGAGAAGAGGGGAGATATTAAGTTTTAATGGCGTATACACTTTTTGTTTGCATTTCAATTCAAATCATGGTAGTCATAGGCTCATAGAAGCACCAGGTCGTCATCCccaatgcttcttcttcttcatcgtcTACTGCAAATATTCCgagaaattttgaattcaaGTTGAACTCTCAAAGAATAACTGGTGACGAGTTACGAAAGAAATCGTTCAGCAAGAGCGGGGAAatgcaaatcaaattgaatCCGGATCAGATTCACTTACGAGAACTATCCTATATGTCCCTGTTCCATGGATTTGTTCTCATACATGAACCCGATCTGGTCTCAAATCATGATGAGTCAGTCGAGAGGCAATCGATCCTTTGAGAAGCCACAAATTGACGATTTTCAGGTCCAGGCTGGCGGTTGGCGCCATGGTGTCATTTATGCATAGccagtgctctctctctctctctctctctctctctctctctctctgcgttTTACTCCCACTTTTCTATCTCAAACtcaatatataataatataaatctCACAATTTGTCTCTCATTCTTTAAGTTGTGTTTCCATTCGTGTGActgtgaagaagaaaacacagaGGGAAAGACTTTAGCAATTGATAAGACATTCGAGTTACCAAAACAGGGGATTTTGTGGGATAAGTTCgggagagaatgaagaagagttGGATGTGGTTTACAAAGGATGTGACCTGCTGCGACAGTCTCGTGTACAATGATTGGGAAACTTTTCAATGGTTCAGATTTTATGTGGTTTAATCTATGATTATCTACGAAAATATATTCtatcaatttatttttatgCACGCGACAATTTAACCCAAAAAATTGTAGCAGATTAGTTTCTCCCTATTTAGGTACGCTATGAACCTCTaaattgatttttctgtttatcACTCATATATGCTAAATGCAATAGAGTAGAAAGGAGATTGATCTGGGAGGAAATGCATGCTATTGCTCAgccactttctatttttttgtctgaccattttttttttggttttaaaaattattgTTAGTTGATTGTGTTTGCTTTAGTTTCtcagttccttttttttttttttcttttaatttttgtacTATACTAAACTAATGTTACTTCATATTTCCACACTCTTCCTTGAAATTATTTGTTCAATTTCTGATTTTTAGTTCGAGTGTTTTCTTCCATTATCTTTCCTTAGCAGCAAGTTCTATGTATTACCATTTTGATACTTTGTTTGCTAAGTGGAGCTGAGATactttgtttccaaaaccggtttaatGGTGTTGattaaagatggagtaagcagaaagaatccagtATTAtcggtaagtgatctctatggagatattggattctattagcacaccttaatggtatgaaatatttattactatgtgtggacctaaggtattgtttccttaatggggaggaaaccctaattactttgcagggttggtccctaccctcacccctatatatagttatcactgacccattaagtgagactaacgaccaaaagcaaaaggaaaaaatggtagaccagaccaacattgatcgtgttgtacgaaaagcatacaagaagatattgaggagttcttattattcaaccatggattcaggtatgcctaaaatgtgtttttgtagtgtttgtcgtgcatgtttatcgatcttcatgaatcatttcgtatttattttctatcatataGCTCCCACTTACGGTTGTAAAAATCCTGTGTAGAACCACCAATGCCAAGTATTAACTATCAACACATCCACATTTTTCCATGAATCACCATTTCTGATGGATTGAAGCTTTAAAACCCGCCCAATTTTTTCATTAACAATGTCCACTACGAGGTTGTTGTGATTGAACATCAATGACAAACCATAATCCTGCAAGATCTTATATACAGAGTAAGAATCTAAgacagaaatggaaaaaaaaatcattcttttCAAGATTTTCAGTGTCTCATTCTCTGGTTTTGTTCATCTCTTAGAATGCCCACATGAAATCAGGAAAAATTCTAGGGCACCCAAAACTGGAAATGCAAAATACAGTAAATTAAGACTGAAGAACACACCGGAAATGTACAAGTAGAAAAGGGATCATTCATTTGCAAGTTATATTTTGCCTGCGGCACTGAGGAGTGAAGCATGCATATCAAAGATTGCCATTGATTGTTGCTTAGCGAATCTCCCACAAACAAGATCTTCTTTCCCTGAAATCTCCTCAAGAAATCTTCTCCATTAAACCTATATTACAACATTGGTGTGAGACGAAAAGGAACTAGGGTTAGATTTAATTGATGGGTCCCTACCTTGAGaaatgaagaacaagaagatggaagagttTACCTAGGCAAATCACAGGAAGTGGGTTTCCATCTGTAATTGAGATAGAGTTTGTCCGTTCTTCCATTCTTCTGGCAATCGAACATTTTGTCGATGAATGGACAGCTCGAAGTGTCATAGAGAGGAGATGAATCATTTACCCAACTCCCCTGGTAGAGATCACAgctatttgattttaatttgtgTTTGTTTCTGACATGCTCTGATTTCGCAGCGATATGTGAATAGATGACCAAATCAACATTAGAATGGTAACATTAGAGAAATAGTTATGAAACCCGAAAGCCATGTCCCTCAGCTTCCAGTCTGCAACAGAAAGGGAAGATTGGAGCAAAAAGTTAAGAAGaagcgtgtgtgtgtgtgtgtgtgtgtgagagagagagagagagagggttagaGGATACAACCGACTAGTTTAAGGCAGTAAGCCCACAAGGAAAGAAgtaattggagagagagagagagagagagagcagtgaGCGGTAAGCCAACGGAAGAAAAATGTCACAGAAGgaaatcttttcttttggtttgctTTATTCAACTTTTAACAAGAAATAAAGGGTGGATCGGAATGATAATGGTTAATAGAGTGGTTACTCTCTATACGGAGATGGTGTGATGAACATTGGATGATTGAGAGCATTTGAGTACATGTTTTAAAGTCGTTTTGACCATTCGATGTTCACCGCACCACCGCATTTACCATAGATGATATTTTTCACTGATTAATAGGCAAGCCAACTCATAACTGAAAAGCTTACAGTAGAACTATTAAATTTGGTGAAATTTCTCcagtaaatgaaattaaaatgcTTCCCAATTGAGATTAGGATCTCCAAATCTGAATCCACTTGAGTAAATAATGGCCAGTACATCATACAAGATAAGGCCAAAGGCCTTCCAGGCCAAGGAATCACCTAAAACATTGCTGTGTCTAAGAATATATGGGAAGGAACAATGCAGGAAGTATGAGGATTGATGTGTAATGTAATATCATGCATAATTGGATTGAATGCTATGGTAACTTAGGATGACCTTTCGTAAGGTAAGAAATGATATCCTTGTTGTCTGACTCAATTTGGATTTTCTCAATCCAGTTAACAATAGCTTGGAGAATACCACATCTAATGGTCATAACCTCACCGATCAAATAGGTTTTTAACTTTTTAAGTGGTCAAAAAgagacggagagagagagagagagagagagagagagagagagagagagtgcaatCGCTGGTCTTAATTCTATACAAGACAAATATGCCTTAATTCATGCTTGAAATTGGGAGTGACTGAAGTAATCGAGGAGGGGAGATCTAGTGAGAGAATTTTAGAATTCCACTTCTCTACAGCCCTATAGACGCGTTTGGGAAGGGGgaaggaagggggaagggggaagggggagatgATTAATGCTGGCTTAAAGCCCTTTGACCTAGGAAACCCTTCACGTGTTTCGTGCAACGTAGGAGTCTTatttctaccccaaaaaaaaaataaaatgtaggAGTCTTATGGATTTGggctttgtttttctttctcgaGTTGGAATAATTCAATTATGTTTGATGGGTTTATGTCGATATTTTAGAACTTTTGAGCTACCAGAGCGAATTAGATTTCCATACGAGAACTATTCTTGTATGCTACTGattcacaaaagaaaaaactcgTAAgttataaatacaaatagaaatcaaatcaaagagaatCTTAACACATCGAAATCTGAATGTGAATCAAGTTTTTGTATTAAAACCATTCTCATACAGGTTGATTCACAC harbors:
- the LOC122071307 gene encoding protein trichome birefringence-like 42, with the protein product MFDCQKNGRTDKLYLNYRWKPTSCDLPRFNGEDFLRRFQGKKILFVGDSLSNNQWQSLICMLHSSVPQAKYNLQMNDPFSTCTFPDYGLSLMFNHNNLVVDIVNEKIGRVLKLQSIRNGDSWKNVDVLIVNTWHWWFYTGFLQP